In Glycine max cultivar Williams 82 chromosome 15, Glycine_max_v4.0, whole genome shotgun sequence, the DNA window gataatacaagagagagagaagggcagtgacagtcacaacatatatatagagaagggcaacagataaaattacaaaaacattcaacactAACAATGAACAAGTTCTGAGAGTTTAAATCACAGTAAATACTTCAAAgatatcagtccaatgaaacaaaggtcatgtagacaggcatagcataagttacaaatataccagtaatgcatacaacaacaatttcaaattagttttcgaatcaaagatataaatacctgaCTTTGAGGCTTCAAAGATATAATCAAAGCGCTTCCGCAGCAACGCCAAttagcagtagtaaatgatagccctaaaaaaaaccatacaaaaattagccacagtgtatttaaagccttttatcaaCAATATGACTCTCACTTCATGGTGATAAATTGACTCTcaaaagacattatactgagagtgtatttaaagcctttttcagtcattctatcaaacaactcattgacaattttttaataatacatatcatacttctatccagtcaaactaaagcaataactaattaatttaattaaacaggGACCAATTTAGATGTGAATCATTAAAGGTAGATGATGGCATTCAAAGAATGATAGCGCCGGTTCaaaatttaagaagaaaaaaaaacaattacactATATTTCAATTATAGACAATAACAGTGCCCATCTTAATACCACCACATGGATAGCAACAGAATTAGTAAAACTGCAACCTGCCTGTCCACCCATTAACCTAATTACCCAGTCACTGTAAAGTTTGAAATGTTCTgaaccataaaataaaactgcAACCTGCCTGTTCAGCAGTAGTGGGGCAATTATCATACTCCAGGATGGGGAGGATATGTTCTgaaccataaaataaaactccTCAAACAGTGCATAAAGCAGTGGAGCTTAACAAATGGTGAAGCTAATGCTAGAAAAGTTACTATGATTAAAAAGGAGCTAAATGCTTTGGAGAATGTTCAAAATGACAGACCTCTATCCCAAGTGGAAGTCACTCTCAAGAAATCTCTTCAAGTTCAATTGTGGGAGGCAGCTTATGCATATGAATCTATGTTGAGACAAAAGGCTAGAATTAAGTGGCTAAAAGAAGGGGACAACAACTCTACTTATTTTCACAGATTGATCAatcatagaagaagaaaaaatgctaTTCCAGGTATTTTCATGGATGGTGTGTGGATTCATGAACCTTGCAGGGTTAAAAATGTGGCTGTCCTTTATTTCAAAGACAGATTTTTGGAGGATTGTTCTAATAGGCCAACACTGGATGGTGTTTACTTCTCCTCTCTGGATCTAAGAGACAAAGAAAGCCTTGTGTCTAGATTTAATGAATTGGAGATCAAATCTGCAGTTTGGGATTGTGGGGGGGACAAAAGCCCTGGCCCGGATggcttcaattttaattttattaaacacttTTGGGAGATTTTGAAACCAGACATCATGAGATTCATGGATGAATTCTATATCAATGGATCCTTTCCAAAAGGAACTAATGCTTCCTTTATAGCCTTCATTCCAAAGATTAATGACCCTCAATCTTTCAATGATTATAGACCCATCTCCCTTATAGGGTGTGTCTATAAAATTGTGGCAAGAGTTTTGGCCAAGAGGCTGGCTGCTGTATTACCTCACCTTATAGATGAAAGGCAGACGGCTTTTATGAAGGGGAGACACATTCTTCATGGTGTTTTAATTGCCAATGAGACTATAGCTGAGGCCAAATCTAGAAGTAAACCTTGCATGGTCTTCAAAGCCGACTTTGAAAAGGCATATGACTTGGTTTCTTGGGGTTTTCTTGACTACATGCTTAAAAGGATGGGATTTTGTGAAAGCTAGAGGAAATGGACAAATGGTTGTCTAAATACTGCAACTATATCCATTTTAATTAATGGGAGTCCATCTAAGGAGTTTACTCCTAAAAGAGGTCTAAGGCAAGGTGATTCCCTTGCACCTTTTCTCTTCAACATTGTAGCGGAAGGTCTCACAGGCTTGATGAGGTCAGCTGTGTCCAAGAACCTGTTCAAAAGCTACTTAGTGggatctttaaaagaagaggtgAACATCCTCCAATATGCTGATGATACTTTGTTTTTTGGAGATGCTACTAAGCAAAATGTGAGAACCTTAAAATGTGTTCTGAGGTGCTTTGAGGAAGCATCTGGTCTCAAGATAAATTACTCTAAAAGCCACTTTGGTTGTTTGGGTAAATCAGCAAGTTGGTGCAGGGAAGCTGCCCAATTCCTTAATTGCAGTACTTTGGAATTTCCTTTTACTTATCTTGGAATTCCAGTTGGGGTGTCCTCTAAGAGCTGGATCGTGTGGCAGCCTATTGTAAGGAAGTTTGAAGTCAAACttgcaaaatggaagcaaagaacTCTATCAATGGGGGGCAGAATCACTCTTATTAATTCTGTCCTCTCAGCCTTACCTATCTACCTTCTATCCTTCTTTAGGATTCCCAAAAAAGTGGTGCAAAAAATTGTCTCCTTCCAGAGAAATTTTCTGTGGGGAAGTCACCAAGAGGCCAGCAAGATTCCTTGGGTGAAGTGGGACAAAGTTTGTCTTCCTAAGAACAAAGGGGGTCTAGGGATTAAAGACTTATCTTTATTTAATGCGGCTTTACTTGGCAAATGAGGGTGGCAGCTGGCTAACAATCAAGACCAGCCTTGGTCTAGAATTTTAATCTCTAAGTATGGTGGGtggaaggagttgatttgtggTGGAAGGAGGAATTTCACTTCCTAATGGTGGCAGGATTTGAAGAGTATCTTCCAGCAGCATCACAATGAATGCTTAACTGATAATTTAAAATGGAGAGTGGGAAGGGGGTCCAGCATCAATTTCTGGAAGCATAAATGGATGGAGGACAACTGTACTCTCCAAGGAAAATATCCCCAgttatatttaataagtaaaCAGCAGAATTCATCAATCAATTCTATGGGAGATTTTGTGGAGggtaggtgggaatggaagttaTCATGGAGAAGGAATTTTTTTGATCATGAAATTCAATTGGCAGCTGATTTCCTTGTTGAGATCGATTATGTTCACATTCACCAATCCAGCATAGATTTCCTTTGGTGGAAGCCAGACACTAATGGagttttttcaacaaattttgcCTACAAAGTGCTGCAGGAGGCTCACCATAGTGATAGTGAAGACAATGTTCTTAACATTATGTGGAAATTGAAAATTCCCCCAAAAGTGAGTGCTTTTTCTTGGAGACTTTTCAAGAATAGACTTCCTACTAGGGATAATCTTAGAAAGACACAGGTCACACTGCCTTCTTATAGCTGTCCTTTATGTGACCATGAAGAAGAATCGATTTATCATCTTATGTTCAACTGTGAAAAGACTAGGAGTCTTTGGTGGGAGACAATGAGATGGGTTAATAGAGTGGGTTCCTATTCCATAGATCCAAAGaatcattttttacaattcaccTAGTGGAATAGCAAAGATAGTACCAACAAAAGATGGGAATTTCTGTGGCTAGCCCTGTCCTTCTCCATTTAGTACCATAGAAATGCCAAGATATTCAAGAACCAGCCATTCACTCCTGAAAAGGTCATGGATGATGCCTTGTTCCACACCTAGTCCTGGATAAAATGTGTGGAGAAGGACTTCCaaatgcactttaatttctggtCAACCAATCTAAAGGATGTTCTTTCTTAGAGGGGATGGGTTTGTATTTTTGTGGGCTATATTCGGTCTTTCCTAATGGGATGCAGACTGTAATTGTCTTGCTTTTTAACTTTGTATcttcagtacacctagtactgaatttcatatataatatattgatttttgctgtgcaaaaaaaaatgtctcttTGTAATCtgtagtaccactggtacttctaattatcaatataaattatctttgcagttcaaaaaaaaaaaattaaacagaaCAGTACCACAGgtactgaaaataaaagatacaagacacaaaagtgccaccttccaaaaagcaaaacaaacccAACAATAACTCAGCACAAGGACCCCAATACATATAATCAGAAATTTAACCAAAGGCCATCATAAGCACCTTTTGAGGTTCAAAAGGAATGCAATGAAACATCAAGGAATTCCTAAGCAATCAGCAgacctttctatttctattttttttcacatttaaaactcaaacatataaaataaaaactatataacaaactaacaaagataaagacaaaaaaaggaaatataaactcaccttagttgctgctgctgcccatcatttcactctcacaacaaataggaatcatgtacctgcatggaagaaataatcacacaacacacaatgatcagaataagcaaatgcatataattaagcatgatacaatatcaatattcatggaagtaacaatgacttgtcaaaaatttggatgaaattcaatatgtaaatcaaagctttgtccTTGAAACCCTCTGtgtaaatcaaagctttgtcccTGAAACCCTCTATGTAAATTTGACAACCTCATGTCTCCCTTCCTGAAAACCCACTAAAAACTGCCTAACCCCCTGTTGTTACTCCATAATTTATTCTACAATAACTGCTTAAGGCAGTTACATATGGTCCTAAATCACTACACATTCAGTTACGATTAACCCTTTGTGCCTAACTAGGGTTTCGAAACATCACAACAGAGACAAaccattgaacaatggattttcatcattaacatacaacagagacataccttcgatggaagcgcagacacgaactccacaaacgcgaactcgacaatgtggttgcagtcacggaagcgcagcccagtttgcgacaaacacga includes these proteins:
- the LOC106796194 gene encoding uncharacterized protein, translating into MRSAVSKNLFKSYLVGSLKEEVNILQYADDTLFFGDATKQNVRTLKCVLRCFEEASGLKINYSKSHFGCLGKSASWCREAAQFLNCSTLEFPFTYLGIPVGVSSKSWIVWQPIVRKFEVKLAKWKQRTLSMGGRITLINSVLSALPIYLLSFFRIPKKVVQKIVSFQRNFLWGSHQEASKIPWVKWDKVCLPKNKGGLGIKDLSLFNAALLGK